GAAATTTTTGATAACCTGTGCCTGATATATCTCTGCACCCATGATAGTGAATTATTAGATTAGGATCGTATAAAGTTTTTTGCTAAAAAAACGTCTGACATGGAGCTGACAGGCAAAAAGAAAGGATTTAAAAAGAATTTAGAACGGATTTATAAAAGGATTTTTAAAATTTCCCTGTTGGATAATAATTATTTTTTTGTGGAGACGATTTTTATAACATCTCCTGATTTAAGTTCGTGGCTCTCTTTAATTCTCATCTTTGTCTTTGCATCAACTGCATACAAAAATGCATCCCCAATATCCGAGTGAACCTGATATGCAAGATCGTGCGGGGTTGAACCGCGCTTCATCAAAAAGGCATCAGGCAAAATCCTGTCGTTTCCGTCACAGAACTTATTTTCGTCTTCAACCGGAAATACTACAATCATATCCAAAAGATCGAAGACTATTTCGTTTATCGTCTGCTGAACGCCGGTGCCGCCAAACTCCTTCATTACTTTTCTTATAGCCTCAAGACCTGCGTTTTGGGCACTGTTTAATTTTTCAGGTTCATTTATTGTAAAATCCGCATCTCCTGCAACATAACTGACAAGACCTGCTTCTGCGGCTTTTTTAAGTGCCAGTTCCCCTGCGGCACTTGAAAAAGAGATCTCTTTTCCCTTTAATTTCTCAATAAGCTCTTTTGGCGCGAAGTCGGCTTTGTTTGCAACAACTCTAAATGGTTTTGAAATCTCCACAAGAGCCCCGCAGAATTCAATTAACTCTTCTTCTGTACATGTTTTCAAATTTATGTCCGTTATTCTGACTGCGTCAGTTACATGTTCAGGAGTTATTGCAAGACCGCCTAACTGTTCGGCAATAGCATCCTCGATTGAATAGGTTTTTTGCTGTGCCGAGCGCTGAATTTTACTCCAGTTCTTCTCAATCAGACCATAAACCCACATTTTCATCTCAGACTCAACAAATCCGATGTCAGTTGTGGGATCATGCGATCCCATATCAACAGGATTTCCCTCTTCGTCTGTTGAACCGCTTGCGTCGATTATGTGAATTATTGCATCTGCTTCTCTTAGGTTATCTAAGAATTTGTTTCCAAGTCCGCGTCCTTTATGGGCATCGGGAACAAGTCCTGCAACATCTATTAAACCAATCTGTATAAACCTGACTCCGTCTTTGCAGGCAGGGCAGTTTTTAATTCCAAGCTCTTTGCATGCACAGTTTATGCGCACATATGCAACTGCGTTATTTGCATCTATCGTTGTAAACGGATAGTTGGCAATCTCTGCAGGAGCCATAGTTGCGGCGGCAAAAAATGTTGACTTGCCGCAGTTTGGTTTTCCGGCTATTGCTAAATTAATCATGACAGTAATCCTCCGGTGTTAAATTAGAAAGTCTGTTTTCTTATTTGGTATGTGAGTCATAAATGATTTGCATTATAATTTATCCTACATTCACAGATAATTAAATCAAATCCTGTGTATAAATAAAATACACATGAGTTATACGAAAAAGACCACATATTATTTTGATAATCCCGGGCCTGAAAACACCTCTGATGCGGCATTATTTGCAATTGAGAGGGCGGAGGAGCTTGGAATAAAAAAGGTTGTTGTAGCAAGTTCGAGTGGAAAAACAGCGCTTGAGTTTCAAAAGAGTATTTCCGGTACAGACATTGAATTAATTGTTGTAACTCACGTTGTCGGATTTACACAGCCCGGAGTATGGGAATTTCCAAAAGACCTGGCAGAAAGGATGGAATCCGAAGGTGTCAGGATTATCAAAGGTACTCACGCACTTTCAGGACTTGAAAGAGCAATCTCCAGAAATGCAAAGCTTGGCGGGTCATCAAGGACTGAAGTTGTTGCAGAAACTCTTAGAAGGACAGTTGC
The genomic region above belongs to Methanomicrobium antiquum and contains:
- a CDS encoding redox-regulated ATPase YchF, translated to MINLAIAGKPNCGKSTFFAAATMAPAEIANYPFTTIDANNAVAYVRINCACKELGIKNCPACKDGVRFIQIGLIDVAGLVPDAHKGRGLGNKFLDNLREADAIIHIIDASGSTDEEGNPVDMGSHDPTTDIGFVESEMKMWVYGLIEKNWSKIQRSAQQKTYSIEDAIAEQLGGLAITPEHVTDAVRITDINLKTCTEEELIEFCGALVEISKPFRVVANKADFAPKELIEKLKGKEISFSSAAGELALKKAAEAGLVSYVAGDADFTINEPEKLNSAQNAGLEAIRKVMKEFGGTGVQQTINEIVFDLLDMIVVFPVEDENKFCDGNDRILPDAFLMKRGSTPHDLAYQVHSDIGDAFLYAVDAKTKMRIKESHELKSGDVIKIVSTKK
- a CDS encoding pyruvate kinase alpha/beta domain-containing protein, whose translation is MSYTKKTTYYFDNPGPENTSDAALFAIERAEELGIKKVVVASSSGKTALEFQKSISGTDIELIVVTHVVGFTQPGVWEFPKDLAERMESEGVRIIKGTHALSGLERAISRNAKLGGSSRTEVVAETLRRTVAIGLKVAVECTLIAADQGIVSPEEEIIAAGGTAEGCDTVCVIKPSHTASYFSLQVREIVAMPRNR